gtagaatgggagggcgacccttcagttttcaggcccctcttctgtaaAACCAGCTTcaagtttggattcaggagagagacactatctctacttttaagattaggcctaaaactttcctttttgctaaagcatatagttagggctggatctgGTGAGCCTCAATTCCCCCATAGTTATGCTGCAGTAGTTTTAGGCTTCtagggattcccatgatgcattgaggaTTTCTTcatcagtcacctttctcattcataatgttttgaatcatacttgttattgatatctggctctcttccacagcatgtcttttatcccgtcttcctcctctcaccccaactggtcgcagcaggtGGCCACCCCTCCCTATAATCAGTTTCACTGTTTCTTTGAGACTGACATCCCAACTTGATCCTTACATGCCTTCCTTCTTGCCTTTTGCTTCCCTATTTAGTTTTTCATTatattatgtattattatatttaggTTTTCACTTTTTGGTCAActtctttctttccctttttttttacttttattttcatttccattaaATTGGTTCTTTTATGTAGTGTCTACCACACTGAGTTATTGTCTTTACTGCAAGCTGACCTCTATATGTCCCTTGTATAAAGTCATTCCTTTTGTGTTTTGCAAGAAAGGTCAACCTAGTTTAAAAATTTCCCTGGTTACTGGAATTGGCATGCAATTGTCCTgttacattaaaagaaaaccAGCCTTTAGTGCTATATGTGGAATTTTTACCATAATACAAATgggtttatttttaactttcatgAGAAGGGTTACACTTGACAGTCATGCATCATTTCACAGCTCTGTTTTGCAATGCAACACGTTAACCACAGTGCAGCATCCCACCTCAAACTTGGTGTTTTAGCTAATCACCATAAGCTTTGCTAGAATAAATAGATGAATAAATAGACTGTGGGTAGATAAAGATGATATTCTAATGTTTGCCTTTACTGACTTATATTTGGGgatttgctgtgttttttattGATTCAGCTGCAGTAAAAACTATTACACTTACCACAGGCCAGTACGGGCAGATGTGCACTTAATACTCTGTTATGACCCAGGTCATGATGCTGTATGTTGTTTGTGGTCCTCACACCCAAGTGTGATATTGTTCGTTCTCTGTGTTGTTTGTGCTTGTGTAAGTTTCACATAAaggttgtttggtttgtgtGGTTAGCCACAATGGAGTTTCATTTAGATAAGTTTGCCGGGAATCCTACATTGCAGCAGTTAAATAAATGTAGAAAGGTAGATCTGATGCTCATTGAAAACCTTTTTAATGTGCAAACACCACTGGCTGTGAGGAAAGAACAGGGGCAGGCAAAGCTGATGTGGAGCCTCTAGCTCCTTCCACTGGGACTCCTGTAACCACTTCTCCTTTAGCTCCTCCCAGTTCTACGATGAGGACATCAGCTGAGGAGTTCCAGCTAATGCTCTGCATTATGGAAGTGGAGTTGAGAAATCGGGAGTTGGTGGTGGAAGCGATGCATTTTCGGGTGAAAGCTTTAGAGCTGCAACGCCACCCTAGTAGCTCCATCCAGTCACCGCTCACACTGCAAGCTCCCCCAATCTCCCCATGATGGCTTTGATTTACACACTAAATTGTTACCACCCTTTAGAGAAACTGAGGTGGATTCATACTTTTCTGCGTTTGCTAAAGCTTTGAACTGGCAAAAGGAAGTTTGGGCCTTGCTGGTGCAGTGTAGGCTTGTGAGTAAAGCTCAGGAGGAGTGTGCTAGCCTCTCAGTGGACCAAAACTTAGATCATGATGTGGTTAGGGCTACAGTATTGTGTGCTTATGAATTGGTGCCTGAAGCGTACAGACAGAAATggtggatggcattaccttagCCCCCAttgtgaggaatcttggagtcattttttacCAGGGTAtgtcctttaatgcacatattcaacaaatatgtaacagttgtttcttgtatttgtgtaatatctctaaaattaaaaaCCTGTCGCACAGTGATCTTGAAAAActatttcatgcatttattactgtAATAATTGTATtccattattatcaggatgtcctaaaaactctctGAAAAACCTTCATTTGAtctaaaatgctgcagcaagagtactgccAAGgcctagaaagagagagcatatttctcctctactggcttctcttcaatggctccctgttaaatccaatACCAAATCCGAAATCcctctcctcacatacaagtttTTCAATATTCAGGTCCCCTCTTATCTTAAAGACATCATaacaccatatcaccctatgAGAGCACATTGCTCTCAGACAGCAGGCCTAattgtggttcctagagtatttaaaagtagaatgggaggcagagctttCAGCTTTCAGTCCCCTCTTCTGTAGAGGGACTGCAATTTATAGAATTTTTTGCTTggattattaataataataaaaacagtttggattcgggaaaCGGACACACTCTCTACTTTTAGGATTAGtcttaaaactttcttttttgctaaagcatatagttaggactCAGTCGGGTGACCCTGATTCCTCTCTTAGTTATGTTGTAACAGTAAGCCTATTACAGGCTGCTGGGGCTTCCCATGGTGGACTGAGTGTTTACACCATGATACACCATTCTGCATTTAagcattaatattattatcTTTTATCCCTAAGTAAATTTAGGTTTTGAACaagtaattaaaatatttaaaatattgtataatttcttggtaattttgtcaaaaaaaagaaataatattttCCAAGTATCTTACATTTTGGGGCACAAGCAGTATTGTGGAGTATATAACTCCATATATACTCCACAATACTTATGGATAGCCTTCTATGCTATCCATAATAACAAATATTACTGAATATAACTAACCAACAAAAATGTCATATATAACAAAtcataataaaaacagagattacaaattttttgtaattttgtaaaTTTGACTAAACTTTATTATTAATCTTTCAAACTAGATCATTGGTCTGACCAAGAAAACGTGAGTCATAGATTACAGACATATAGAAAtataacagattaaaaaaaaacaaaaccaaaaaaaccccaaaacaacatttttcttgACTCAACAACATGGACGGTAGTTGGTCTTCCACACAATACACATTGTCATATATTGACTCATCTCAAGGAATCTGCAAAGAGAAACAAGATTAATTAACTCCCTTTTTATGCATGCACATTGTGAATGAATCAATTAAGAAAGCATTGATTATCCCTACATTGCCATAGACAGGATCATTTGGGTAAATGTCAGGACAGGGGATATGCTCCCTGTTCTTTTTCCTGCAGAAaggatggaaaaacaaaaaaaaaaaaatgtatttttacacatcttttAAAATCTTACTTTATTATGGtaggattttgtttgtttgcaaacTGAGCTGAAGAATAATAAAACCTTTTTGTTCGGGCATTACAGAAGTTTGACAGGTCTCTGACTCTCTGGTGCTCTGAAAGCTGTTGCTATATTTAGAGATTCTCCTGCATACATGACTTACTTGTTTATCTGCAATGATTTTGTTCATATCAACTTACCATTTTTTAACAACTCCCACTCCACTTCCTATCAAAATAATCAGCAAAATCACACCTGCTCCAGACGAGATAAGAATATTCTGCATGTTGTCTGTTGACAAAGAAACTATGTTAAGTATTTTTGTCATGTAAAAATAGAGAGATCAATCCATCCTAAGTCTTTCTTACCTTTAACAGGTAAAGAAAGTAAGATGTTGTCATATCCCACCACGTTGATTGCCAGGCAGTGCACAAAGCTGAAAGACCCAAAGTCTGTCTGCAGAGTCTCAGTAGTAACAGAGCCATTTTTCTCTGCTTTGCTGCTTTGCATGACTCTGTCACCAAGAACAAAATGTACCATGCTGGGAGGCTCGGACTCTACAATGCACTCACACTTTACCACGGTGTCCTCTGAAGAACACTTTGAGGAAGTCTTGATGTCAGGGCCATCTGTGAggacatgaaataaaaatgggAGATAGCcatgcatttattatttatgtttgaatgaaaaaaagtgttttgtaatTGAATTCATTCTAGTGTAACATAACATGCATAACACATTGAGGTGCAGGATCTGACTACCCCTTCTTCACTGATAGCAGTGCAGCACAGGGCCCCTACTGAATGTttggcaaacctgatctggcccaccaaagggccgtcattctttgcggtatgtgggccatgtgtaagttgtgtgcagccacgggccacccagatagcaaaattggtatggcccgaatctggcccacacaatgtgctgacacatggcccacataccgcaaagaatgatggCCCTTTGGTGGgccagatcaggtttgccagaggtagtccacacatgggccagcacgaggccagttgcagacacactgctggccctgtgctgacccagaacagtttcagctctggcccccgATGTCAGcttaatgtgtaccttaatcaagccatgtaataacaacatgtgccgtaACAAAATAGTGCAAAAGCAACATGACGAATCTCTTTTCAGAGATTACTCAATGTGCTCTAGACAaaatgccacattcacccaatcatacACTTTTtcaactgagtgcttcctaactacattcatacacattcatgcTCTTGACATGAAGACTAGAGGAGCCAGGGATTAAATCACTAACTTCTGATCATTAGGTGAaccgctctacctcctgagctacagccacccagtggtaaacatgagtaaaccgTCACTAGGTtgtggataaagtgtacactcacaaacctgtataacctgcatttgaaatgttggctaccatagcagtatagtattgcaacatggcatttgggtcttctaactaaaatatgaaaataggaacataaatagtgccatcattgccagacctggcccatatctggatgaccaCTTACCATggcagaagtcagccagcagtgccggcttgacaccagatctgggccagacctgtctgctatgtgggttactgcacctattttatttgtttgcttgtttataTTGTTTAATTGCCAAAAATACTGTATCACCGATTTTGAATGCTTAAAAAAATGAGACTATTTACAGTGGTTGATACACTGTTAATGTACAGTATACTTACATTTTACTTGAAGTATCTTAGATGTTTCATGGAGCAGACCATGATGGtatgttattttgcattttaaagtcTTGTTGTGATCAGAGCGGTTTGGGCGAAAGGTCAAAGTAGATGTTGAGTTCCACTGGCCTTCATGAAGCTGCTGTGTTTGATCGTGCTGCTCTCCAGAGTGACTCCAGATGAAAGAAGGTGGATATGTGGGGCAGGAGTGAAACACGGAGCAGGATGCAGACACATTCTCACCCTCCTTTACCTCCTCTTGTACAGATAAATCAGGTTGACCTGTGTTAACAAAAGAGGTTATGATCATAAACCTGAACTCCATCATGATGGCAAGTATACTGTAATGGAAATACAAGTGCATTTAACCAGTATAACTGCTGatgagttttttgttttcatttttgcccATTGTCTACTTCCATATGGAGGCACTTAATATCTAAATCCAAATCACCCAGTTTGACAAAAAATTTGCTCTGCAAGGTTTTACATTAAACTTAAAGTAAGCCATAGCAACAAACAGGGTTAAATAATACTGATTAAAAAAAGTGCTCTTGCCATTAAATTAATTAGCAATTTAAAAAACTGCATTATTAAATCTTAGCTTTGAAGGAATAATTcagtaaataaagaaaaggcCGAGAAAGAAAAATTAGAGCAAAATGTTCCAGAGcataggtgtcaaactctggcccGCGGGCCTAATTTGGCCTGCAGCCCAATTACATTTGGCCCGCGAAGCCATGCCAAATTACTATTAGAGCTGGCCTACTGGTATTAtacagctaatatatatatcgtttagtattaagctttgcttgttccatattcagtttttcagcaaaacttgtttgagtccataagaaaagattcattcttatatctggaggaagattttttttttcaataaatattaatgttagcccgtgactttgttccagttttgaattttggcccactgtgtatttgagtttgacacccctgttctAGAGCATTGCACATtcacattaaaatattcatTCAGCACCTATCAATATAATAAAACATCACAGTAAAAACACTGGAAACAAAGAGATAATAACAAGAACTAGAAAATGTGGTGCTATTGTTAATGGTACTTACTGACACTGATTAATTGTACTTACTCAATGAAATAGAAACTTTATCATTGATGTAGGAATACTGGTTGTAGCCTTTAATTTCAATCCGGAAATAAAAAGGCCATCCGTCACTTTGTTGAAGATTTTCAATCATCAGAGAACAATTCTTCATGCTGAGATCTCCCAGTAGTTTTGTCCGATTCAGA
This is a stretch of genomic DNA from Oreochromis niloticus isolate F11D_XX unplaced genomic scaffold, O_niloticus_UMD_NMBU tig00003277_pilon, whole genome shotgun sequence. It encodes these proteins:
- the LOC109200578 gene encoding myelin-associated glycoprotein-like encodes the protein MTLRWSLSLFVMCICFKVSPTEASSWTVKVPSSVKGHLGLCVVIPCSYDFPSPENEASEFTGIWYNNNDQVICHSNASQILDPFLNRTKLLGDLSMKNCSLMIENLQQSDGWPFYFRIEIKGYNQYSYINDKVSISLSQPDLSVQEEVKEGENVSASCSVFHSCPTYPPSFIWSHSGEQHDQTQQLHEGQWNSTSTLTFRPNRSDHNKTLKCKITYHHGLLHETSKILQVKYGPDIKTSSKCSSEDTVVKCECIVESEPPSMVHFVLGDRVMQSSKAEKNGSVTTETLQTDFGSFSFVHCLAINVVGYDNILLSLPVKDNMQNILISSGAGVILLIILIGSGVGVVKKWKKNREHIPCPDIYPNDPVYGNIP